Sequence from the Nasonia vitripennis strain AsymCx chromosome 5, Nvit_psr_1.1, whole genome shotgun sequence genome:
GAAGAGTGCAAGGATCGGCACGACGCTCCGGAAGCTCATCGGTATGTAAATCGAGGCCTGTGGTACCATTTTCCTGAGGTGCCTGTTGTTGAGGACCTTTATAATTCCGTGCGATCGAAAATTTTCTATGCTGtgatttgaatttattctTTAAAAGTGTAAGCGTTCGCTTAATGACAAATTCAAACATAAACCTACTAGTAATTCAGCAATCCGGTGTAGGGACTGTGCTTGAAGAGAGCAAAAGCCGCGCTGTCGAGTCGTCCACTGCTGATGGACATCAGGGTGCACGGGATATCTGCGCTGATTTTGTCCACGAAAAGTTCGTTGGTACAGAGCACCACCTGCTCGTTGCAAACCTGTTTGATCGCTTCGAGCATGTTTAGAGGTAGGTCCTCTGGCCGCTTCAGTCGTTCGCGCATCTGTAGTGCCAGGCTGTTGTTTGATCGCTAGACGGAAACGATGATTCGTGTTAAAACGATAGGAGATCCTAGTTGAAGTTGCGACGAGTCGATTTTACCTCAAAGATGTCGTGGTAAACGCTACCGCGAAGGACGGTCAAGTTGTAGGACTTGTCAGATGCGAATTCCTGTTCCGAGGTGAAGGGCAGATTCGGATTGAACACTGCGAGGTAGCTAGTCAACGCCGCGGAGTAACTGATGTAGATGACCATCGACGGCATGACCAGAGACATGAAGGCTATTTTAAGCGACGATGCTGTAGGAAACTCTGGGACATAGAAgttaatgattttaattgtcTGAAATTTTGAGCGTTGTAAGTTAGTATGTGCACCTGGAAGCGATTGCTGGCATTGAATGCCCCACACGTAAAAACAGTTGTCTAGAGTGAGAgggatgatttttttatttttgagctTCCACATTATCACTGCTATGAGGAACGAGCAGATCATAGCTACGAAGAGGTAAACTGTCCATATTCTGTCGTCTAGTACCTGAAAATAGCAGAAAATATTACGTAAAGTTAAcattccttttaaaataaatttgatcaAAATTTGCCTTTACACACCTGCGTATAAGTTGATCACATAATCGCGCTCATATTCGGCTGCtttatgtaataatttatcCTCGTCAATAACAGCGGCACTGTAAAGTCGATTATGTCCATTCTGTGCTTACTTCGTCCAAACTCAGCCACACCGATGTCTACTTCTTTGTACACGAGTCTACCGATCGCTCCGGACCATTTTCCTGTCACTGGTTCATAGCTTCCGTAGTAGTCTTCTGCAGCTATTAACTCAGCCGTGAAGTTTGCCATATCCGCGAGTTCACGCAAGACACTCCCGAAGAGACCATAGAGGGTGTCTCGGTTTTCCTCGTGGTTAGCCATTGCGAATTTGGATTCCTTCGACAGAGATTTTTCTTGCATTCTTTTGAACTTATGACTGcgttaaaatataaatttaacttACTCTAACTGTAGCAATTCGAATAGTGATGTTATCCAATCGATTCCTCCTCTGCCACATCGAATGTCTATTCACCATGACGAAACCTTCATTCACGGTCCATCTGGCCACCGAATTAACCTTAACTTCAACTCCTCTTACCGAGTACTACTCCTTAATTATAGGATCATTCTCGCACTTGATCAGTATTTTCG
This genomic interval carries:
- the LOC103316275 gene encoding uncharacterized protein LOC103316275, with the translated sequence MICSFLIAVIMWKLKNKKIIPLTLDNCFYVWGIQCQQSLPGAHTNLQRSKFQTIKIINFYVPEFPTASSLKIAFMSLVMPSMVIYISYSAALTSYLAVFNPNLPFTSEQEFASDKSYNLTVLRGSVYHDIFERSNNSLALQMRERLKRPEDLPLNMLEAIKQVCNEQVVLCTNELFVDKISADIPCTLMSISSGRLDSAAFALFKHSPYTGLLNY